In Athalia rosae chromosome 6, iyAthRosa1.1, whole genome shotgun sequence, one DNA window encodes the following:
- the LOC105688826 gene encoding band 4.1-like protein 4 isoform X1 — MVVEWLCPGLRPSGRRRARLLHCKVILLDEHELIQDVLTSSLGQELLDRVFRHLNLLETAYFGLRYLDHENQTQWLDPSKKIGKQLKNQGGNGDANPDAPTLYFGVKFYAADPCKLVEEITRYQFFLQVKQDILQGRLPVSFDLAAELGAYVVQSELGDYDLRRHSTGYVTEFRFLANQTTELETRIAELHKSLVGQLPSAAELNYLDKVKWLEMYGVDLHPVLGEDNVDYFLGLTPSGIIVLRNKNKVGNYYWPRINKIYYKGRYFMLRVSEKNSDERTHGFETPSRGACRHLWKCCLEHQAFFRLMATGPPPLSPYSRFRSYSPPNSASEKHSGVRIRNPAPAFQRTPSRRAQRRVVEGQEMAGPFLEVPSPIPVDSLPLPVSGISTSNANNNSQQNTSPRSTRSTRSAPWTQSQPRGLYTSSSPRSVRSAGTAPALLSRLQRRSSSVESQSSGDSHSRGGHRRRSHSHSHSHRRHSRHSDCESELSRGSDSRSGHRKHRRKHRSSRNSRHELVDSEPQWREAQRRKGEGVQRAVVVSHTEPRRRHRSRHRSPSSSHKQHLPDELRKHLEFGLIDTTGMSEQQRREIPYTIVQSQSVLQSSQTPPISRMEDVDATALPRTNFGSLGVRERGRDRRGAHHIRDGSYNLATSRSAGRIDSKHFCARNEYNSRKEFDYRHNARVLIGNNIDSGLGESTPQDFSSCCSSSAGSTRMTRVQQKQFGGEGRYDLSSNQEIYPPADATLDAVLQPIISTLTRRHKSRPK, encoded by the exons ATGGTGGTCGAGTGGCTGTGTCCGGGATTGCGGCCCTCCGGTCGCCGCAGGGCTCGCCTTCTACACTGCAAGGTGATCCTTCTCGATGAACACGAACTAATTCAGGACGTGCTG ACCTCCAGCCTGGGACAGGAACTCCTCGACCGGGTATTCAGGCACCTCAATCTGCTCGAGACCGCGTATTTTGGACTACGCTATCTGGACCACGAGAATCAAACG CAATGGTTGGACCCGAGTAAAAAGATTGGAAAGCAGCTAAAGAATCAAGGTGGAAACGGCGACGCTAATCCGGACGCTCCCACCCTATATTTCGGGGTCAAATTTTACGCCGCTGATCCTTGCAAGCTCGTCGAAGAAATTACTAG gtatcaattttttctacaaGTGAAACAGGATATCCTGCAGGGTAGACTTCCGGTATCTTTCGATTTGGCTGCTGAGCTCGGTGCCTACGTTGTACaat CCGAACTCGGAGACTACGACTTGAGAAGGCACTCGACGGGATACGTCACGGAATTTCGTTTCTTGGCCAACCAAACGACCGAACTGGAAACGCGGATCGCCGAACTTCACAAAAGTCTCGT AGGTCAACTTCCATCGGCCGCGGAGCTCAACTACCTTGACAAGGTCAAATGGCTCGAGATGTACGGCGTTGATCTCCATCCAGTTCTG GGTGAGGACAACGTGGATTATTTTTTGGGCCTAACACCGAGCGGCATTATAGTTTTAAGAAACAAGAACAAAGTCGGCAACTATTACTGGCCTCGTATCAACAAAATATATTACAAG GGCAGGTACTTTATGCTGCGAGTAAGCGAAAAGAACTCGGACGAGCGAACGCACGGTTTCGAAACGCCTTCCCGGGGCGCCTGCCGTCATCTTTGGAAGTGCTGCCTGGAGCACCAAGCTTTCTTTCGTCTGATGGCCACCGGACCGCCCCCCCTAAGTCCGTATTCCCGTTTCCGATCCTACAGCCCCCCAAACTCGGCATCCGAAAAGCACTCCGGAGTCAGAATCAGAAATCCTGCTCCTGCTTTCCAAAGAACTCCGAGTAGAAGAGCGCAGAGGCGCGTCGTAGAAGGACAGGAAATGGCTGGCCCTTTCCTCGAGGTCCCGTCGCCGATTCCGGTCGATTCTCTACCCCTTCCGGTATCCGGTATCTCGACATCGAACGCCAATAATAATTCTCAACAAAATACTAGTCCCCGGAGCACAAGGAGCACGAGAAGTGCACCGTGGACGCAGAGTCAGCCCCGAGGACTCTACACATCCTCTAGTCCCCGTTCCGTACGATCCGCTGGAACAGCGCCTGCG ctcTTGAGCAGACTCCAACGGAGAAGCAGCTCCGTGGAGAGTCAGAGTTCGGGAGACAGTCACAGTCGGGGCGGTCATAGACGGAGAAGTCACAGCCACAGTCATAGTCATCGAAGGCACAGCCGACACTCTGACTGCGAATCCGAACTGTCCAGGGGCTCGGATTCCAGATCCGGACACAGGAAACATCGGAGAAAGCACCGAAGCTCACGAAATTCCAG GCATGAATTGGTGGATTCCGAGCCTCAGTGGAGGGAAGCGCAACGAAGGAAGGGCGAGGGTGTTCAGAGAGCCGTG GTGGTGAGTCATACCGAGCCCCGCAGAAGGCACAGGAGCAGGCACAGGAGTCCCTCCTCGTCGCATAAGCAACATTTACCCGATGAACTGCGAAA GCATTTGGAGTTTGGTTTGATCGACACGACAGGGATGAGTGAGCAGCAGAGACGAGAGATCCCTTACACGATTGTACAGTCGCAATCCGTTCTTCAGTCTTCCCAAACCCCTCCGATATCACGTATGGAGGATGTCGATGCGACCGCTCTCCCTAG AACGAACTTCGGATCGCTTGgcgtgagagagagaggaagagacaGAAGAGGCGCTCATCATATTCGCGATGGAAGTTATAACTTAGCTACTTCGAGGTCTGCAGGGCGTATTGATTCAAAGCATTTCTGTGCTAGAAACGAGTATAATTCCAGGAAGGAATTTGACTATCGTCATAATGCCAGAGTATTAATAGGCAATAATATCGACAGTGGACTAGGAGAAAGCACTCCTCAAGACTTTTCGAGTTGCTGTTCAAGTTCAGCGGGCAGCACCAGAATGACCAGAGTT CAACAAAAGCAATTTGGGGGAGAGGGACGCTATGATCTGTCTTCAAATCAAGAAATCTACCCTCCTGCTGACGCAACTTTGGACGCGGTTCTTCAGCCCATTATATC AACTTTGACCCGCCGTCACAAGAGCAGACCGAAATGA
- the LOC105688826 gene encoding band 4.1-like protein 4 isoform X2 gives MVVEWLCPGLRPSGRRRARLLHCKVILLDEHELIQDVLTSSLGQELLDRVFRHLNLLETAYFGLRYLDHENQTQWLDPSKKIGKQLKNQGGNGDANPDAPTLYFGVKFYAADPCKLVEEITRYQFFLQVKQDILQGRLPVSFDLAAELGAYVVQSELGDYDLRRHSTGYVTEFRFLANQTTELETRIAELHKSLVGQLPSAAELNYLDKVKWLEMYGVDLHPVLGEDNVDYFLGLTPSGIIVLRNKNKVGNYYWPRINKIYYKGRYFMLRVSEKNSDERTHGFETPSRGACRHLWKCCLEHQAFFRLMATGPPPLSPYSRFRSYSPPNSASEKHSGVRIRNPAPAFQRTPSRRAQRRVVEGQEMAGPFLEVPSPIPVDSLPLPVSGISTSNANNNSQQNTSPRSTRSTRSAPWTQSQPRGLYTSSSPRSVRSAGTAPALLSRLQRRSSSVESQSSGDSHSRGGHRRRSHSHSHSHRRHSRHSDCESELSRGSDSRSGHRKHRRKHRSSRNSRHELVDSEPQWREAQRRKGEGVQRAVVVSHTEPRRRHRSRHRSPSSSHKQHLPDELRKHLEFGLIDTTGMSEQQRREIPYTIVQSQSVLQSSQTPPISRMEDVDATALPRTNFGSLGVRERGRDRRGAHHIRDGSYNLATSRSAGRIDSKHFCARNEYNSRKEFDYRHNARVLIGNNIDSGLGESTPQDFSSCCSSSAGSTRMTRVNFDPPSQEQTEMSTEL, from the exons ATGGTGGTCGAGTGGCTGTGTCCGGGATTGCGGCCCTCCGGTCGCCGCAGGGCTCGCCTTCTACACTGCAAGGTGATCCTTCTCGATGAACACGAACTAATTCAGGACGTGCTG ACCTCCAGCCTGGGACAGGAACTCCTCGACCGGGTATTCAGGCACCTCAATCTGCTCGAGACCGCGTATTTTGGACTACGCTATCTGGACCACGAGAATCAAACG CAATGGTTGGACCCGAGTAAAAAGATTGGAAAGCAGCTAAAGAATCAAGGTGGAAACGGCGACGCTAATCCGGACGCTCCCACCCTATATTTCGGGGTCAAATTTTACGCCGCTGATCCTTGCAAGCTCGTCGAAGAAATTACTAG gtatcaattttttctacaaGTGAAACAGGATATCCTGCAGGGTAGACTTCCGGTATCTTTCGATTTGGCTGCTGAGCTCGGTGCCTACGTTGTACaat CCGAACTCGGAGACTACGACTTGAGAAGGCACTCGACGGGATACGTCACGGAATTTCGTTTCTTGGCCAACCAAACGACCGAACTGGAAACGCGGATCGCCGAACTTCACAAAAGTCTCGT AGGTCAACTTCCATCGGCCGCGGAGCTCAACTACCTTGACAAGGTCAAATGGCTCGAGATGTACGGCGTTGATCTCCATCCAGTTCTG GGTGAGGACAACGTGGATTATTTTTTGGGCCTAACACCGAGCGGCATTATAGTTTTAAGAAACAAGAACAAAGTCGGCAACTATTACTGGCCTCGTATCAACAAAATATATTACAAG GGCAGGTACTTTATGCTGCGAGTAAGCGAAAAGAACTCGGACGAGCGAACGCACGGTTTCGAAACGCCTTCCCGGGGCGCCTGCCGTCATCTTTGGAAGTGCTGCCTGGAGCACCAAGCTTTCTTTCGTCTGATGGCCACCGGACCGCCCCCCCTAAGTCCGTATTCCCGTTTCCGATCCTACAGCCCCCCAAACTCGGCATCCGAAAAGCACTCCGGAGTCAGAATCAGAAATCCTGCTCCTGCTTTCCAAAGAACTCCGAGTAGAAGAGCGCAGAGGCGCGTCGTAGAAGGACAGGAAATGGCTGGCCCTTTCCTCGAGGTCCCGTCGCCGATTCCGGTCGATTCTCTACCCCTTCCGGTATCCGGTATCTCGACATCGAACGCCAATAATAATTCTCAACAAAATACTAGTCCCCGGAGCACAAGGAGCACGAGAAGTGCACCGTGGACGCAGAGTCAGCCCCGAGGACTCTACACATCCTCTAGTCCCCGTTCCGTACGATCCGCTGGAACAGCGCCTGCG ctcTTGAGCAGACTCCAACGGAGAAGCAGCTCCGTGGAGAGTCAGAGTTCGGGAGACAGTCACAGTCGGGGCGGTCATAGACGGAGAAGTCACAGCCACAGTCATAGTCATCGAAGGCACAGCCGACACTCTGACTGCGAATCCGAACTGTCCAGGGGCTCGGATTCCAGATCCGGACACAGGAAACATCGGAGAAAGCACCGAAGCTCACGAAATTCCAG GCATGAATTGGTGGATTCCGAGCCTCAGTGGAGGGAAGCGCAACGAAGGAAGGGCGAGGGTGTTCAGAGAGCCGTG GTGGTGAGTCATACCGAGCCCCGCAGAAGGCACAGGAGCAGGCACAGGAGTCCCTCCTCGTCGCATAAGCAACATTTACCCGATGAACTGCGAAA GCATTTGGAGTTTGGTTTGATCGACACGACAGGGATGAGTGAGCAGCAGAGACGAGAGATCCCTTACACGATTGTACAGTCGCAATCCGTTCTTCAGTCTTCCCAAACCCCTCCGATATCACGTATGGAGGATGTCGATGCGACCGCTCTCCCTAG AACGAACTTCGGATCGCTTGgcgtgagagagagaggaagagacaGAAGAGGCGCTCATCATATTCGCGATGGAAGTTATAACTTAGCTACTTCGAGGTCTGCAGGGCGTATTGATTCAAAGCATTTCTGTGCTAGAAACGAGTATAATTCCAGGAAGGAATTTGACTATCGTCATAATGCCAGAGTATTAATAGGCAATAATATCGACAGTGGACTAGGAGAAAGCACTCCTCAAGACTTTTCGAGTTGCTGTTCAAGTTCAGCGGGCAGCACCAGAATGACCAGAGTT AACTTTGACCCGCCGTCACAAGAGCAGACCGAAATGAGCACCGAGCTTTGA
- the LOC105688826 gene encoding band 4.1-like protein 4 isoform X3, with protein sequence MVVEWLCPGLRPSGRRRARLLHCKVILLDEHELIQDVLTSSLGQELLDRVFRHLNLLETAYFGLRYLDHENQTQWLDPSKKIGKQLKNQGGNGDANPDAPTLYFGVKFYAADPCKLVEEITRYQFFLQVKQDILQGRLPVSFDLAAELGAYVVQSELGDYDLRRHSTGYVTEFRFLANQTTELETRIAELHKSLVGQLPSAAELNYLDKVKWLEMYGVDLHPVLGEDNVDYFLGLTPSGIIVLRNKNKVGNYYWPRINKIYYKGRYFMLRVSEKNSDERTHGFETPSRGACRHLWKCCLEHQAFFRLMATGPPPLSPYSRFRSYSPPNSASEKHSGVRIRNPAPAFQRTPSRRAQRRVVEGQEMAGPFLEVPSPIPVDSLPLPVSGISTSNANNNSQQNTSPRSTRSTRSAPWTQSQPRGLYTSSSPRSVRSAGTAPALLSRLQRRSSSVESQSSGDSHSRGGHRRRSHSHSHSHRRHSRHSDCESELSRGSDSRSGHRKHRRKHRSSRNSRHELVDSEPQWREAQRRKGEGVQRAVVVSHTEPRRRHRSRHRSPSSSHKQHLPDELRKHLEFGLIDTTGMSEQQRREIPYTIVQSQSVLQSSQTPPISRMEDVDATALPRYDDIKTSCVLHGPPLEDETGSVVIV encoded by the exons ATGGTGGTCGAGTGGCTGTGTCCGGGATTGCGGCCCTCCGGTCGCCGCAGGGCTCGCCTTCTACACTGCAAGGTGATCCTTCTCGATGAACACGAACTAATTCAGGACGTGCTG ACCTCCAGCCTGGGACAGGAACTCCTCGACCGGGTATTCAGGCACCTCAATCTGCTCGAGACCGCGTATTTTGGACTACGCTATCTGGACCACGAGAATCAAACG CAATGGTTGGACCCGAGTAAAAAGATTGGAAAGCAGCTAAAGAATCAAGGTGGAAACGGCGACGCTAATCCGGACGCTCCCACCCTATATTTCGGGGTCAAATTTTACGCCGCTGATCCTTGCAAGCTCGTCGAAGAAATTACTAG gtatcaattttttctacaaGTGAAACAGGATATCCTGCAGGGTAGACTTCCGGTATCTTTCGATTTGGCTGCTGAGCTCGGTGCCTACGTTGTACaat CCGAACTCGGAGACTACGACTTGAGAAGGCACTCGACGGGATACGTCACGGAATTTCGTTTCTTGGCCAACCAAACGACCGAACTGGAAACGCGGATCGCCGAACTTCACAAAAGTCTCGT AGGTCAACTTCCATCGGCCGCGGAGCTCAACTACCTTGACAAGGTCAAATGGCTCGAGATGTACGGCGTTGATCTCCATCCAGTTCTG GGTGAGGACAACGTGGATTATTTTTTGGGCCTAACACCGAGCGGCATTATAGTTTTAAGAAACAAGAACAAAGTCGGCAACTATTACTGGCCTCGTATCAACAAAATATATTACAAG GGCAGGTACTTTATGCTGCGAGTAAGCGAAAAGAACTCGGACGAGCGAACGCACGGTTTCGAAACGCCTTCCCGGGGCGCCTGCCGTCATCTTTGGAAGTGCTGCCTGGAGCACCAAGCTTTCTTTCGTCTGATGGCCACCGGACCGCCCCCCCTAAGTCCGTATTCCCGTTTCCGATCCTACAGCCCCCCAAACTCGGCATCCGAAAAGCACTCCGGAGTCAGAATCAGAAATCCTGCTCCTGCTTTCCAAAGAACTCCGAGTAGAAGAGCGCAGAGGCGCGTCGTAGAAGGACAGGAAATGGCTGGCCCTTTCCTCGAGGTCCCGTCGCCGATTCCGGTCGATTCTCTACCCCTTCCGGTATCCGGTATCTCGACATCGAACGCCAATAATAATTCTCAACAAAATACTAGTCCCCGGAGCACAAGGAGCACGAGAAGTGCACCGTGGACGCAGAGTCAGCCCCGAGGACTCTACACATCCTCTAGTCCCCGTTCCGTACGATCCGCTGGAACAGCGCCTGCG ctcTTGAGCAGACTCCAACGGAGAAGCAGCTCCGTGGAGAGTCAGAGTTCGGGAGACAGTCACAGTCGGGGCGGTCATAGACGGAGAAGTCACAGCCACAGTCATAGTCATCGAAGGCACAGCCGACACTCTGACTGCGAATCCGAACTGTCCAGGGGCTCGGATTCCAGATCCGGACACAGGAAACATCGGAGAAAGCACCGAAGCTCACGAAATTCCAG GCATGAATTGGTGGATTCCGAGCCTCAGTGGAGGGAAGCGCAACGAAGGAAGGGCGAGGGTGTTCAGAGAGCCGTG GTGGTGAGTCATACCGAGCCCCGCAGAAGGCACAGGAGCAGGCACAGGAGTCCCTCCTCGTCGCATAAGCAACATTTACCCGATGAACTGCGAAA GCATTTGGAGTTTGGTTTGATCGACACGACAGGGATGAGTGAGCAGCAGAGACGAGAGATCCCTTACACGATTGTACAGTCGCAATCCGTTCTTCAGTCTTCCCAAACCCCTCCGATATCACGTATGGAGGATGTCGATGCGACCGCTCTCCCTAGGTACGATGATATCAAGAcaagctgcgttcttcatggCCCCCCTCTCGAGGACGAGACGGGATCCGTAGTCATTGTTTAA
- the LOC105688823 gene encoding signal recognition particle 9 kDa protein, with translation MTYMKSWEEFEKVAERLYLQDPIKARYSMKYSHNKGTLCLKLTDDRTCLQYKTEIAQDLKKMEKFIGNLMRHMASKDN, from the exons ATGACGTATATGAAATCATGGGAGGAATTTGAAAAGGTTGCAGAGAGGTTATATCTCCAGGATCCAATAAAG gCACGctattcgatgaaatattcccATAACAAAGGTACCCTGTGCCTGAAGCTCACAGACGACAGAACG tGTTTGCAATACAAAACAGAGATTGCGCAAGATCTGAAAAAGATGGAGAAATTCATAGGCAATCTAATGCGGCATATGGCGTCTAAGgataattga
- the LOC105688818 gene encoding hemicentin-2-like, with protein sequence MNIGTGSGLAIAILQWITAFGVFGAEQRFEETPALYQEVSSGDDVRLRCRVKDKRGQCIWQKDRKPVGIHPDKYEWAGNREGDCSLLIRRASLDFDDGLWECQVTPGDFARQDALTSLPSRLLVRVSPRKPRLELGGAILGSSLILREGQEATLSCVSRYGNPPALIKWFIGGNEVVPLREQTNATEVDNPRTWAAHSLLRVRGERSNHGLPVRCLSIHPASVVPSVAESKLDVHYAPEVKLETTPRSLAAALEDSESFLTLRCLVDANPPAVVKWYKDSDPVIGLVDSVFLRENLTNSSQPGFVGSELRFEPVKRTDEGLYSCKATNTIGESSPAHYRFDVQYGPRPASVSDRRLDGASAKQEEAVVALLGSTLDTFECGAFDANPSPKYRWVHLRGGTNTEMITNPIGGGEDGRRLRLKNVQWSDEGEYRCVAYNVINGVRREHASDARYILHVTGPPEIQTGPSSPGDNGEGADFRSTGWIGEPVHRLRSRFCSRPPPRLVAWQWGSSHIRAGESIQPKYEALPLEPIIENKMVTNCYWAKLEIKDLQKEDARVYTLLVESEKGRDSTNVRLIVRDPTEMRLIAAAAAVGTLFLLGLFAICLYAALRSKRSDYSQEVEEGSIAADAFYSPTSTVDRPRNSDQSQIQSQNQSKSYSHNKTEDQESPLAVLYGYDHLTKQAAMTRSPMSPEALKVRRTPMVLQAPTIV encoded by the exons ATGAACATCGGAACCGGAAGCGGGTTGGCCATAGCAATCCTGCAGTGGATAACGGCATTTGGAGTTTTTGGAGCAGAGCAAAGATTCGAGGAGACGCCCGCTTTGTATCAGGAAGTTTCGTCCGGGGATGACGTCCGCTTAAGGTGTAGAGTGAAGGACAAGAGGGGGCAATGTATATGGCAGAAGGACCGGAAACCGGTGGGCATTCATCCGGACAAATACGAGTGGGCCGGTAATCGGGAGGGGGACTGTTCCCTTCTAATAAGAAGAGCCTCCCTGGACTTTGACGACGGCCTCTGGGAGTGCCAGGTCACCCCCGGGGACTTCGCCCGCCAAGACGCTCTCACCTCTCTTCCATCACGGCTATTAGTCAGAG taAGCCCTCGAAAACCACGTTTGGAACTCGGAGGAGCTATATTGGGGTCCAGTCTGATCCTGAGGGAGGGTCAAGAGGCGACGTTGTCCTGCGTATCGAGATATGGAAATCCACCGGCCCTCATAAAATG GTTCATAGGAGGGAACGAAGTCGTTCCACTGAGAGAACAAACGAATGCCACGGAAGTGGACAACCCGAGAACCTGGGCAGCGCATAGCCTTCTTCGGGTACGAGGCGAAAGATCAAATCACGGTCTTCCCGTCAGATGCCTAAGCATTCATCCTGCGAGTGTCGTACCTTCAGTTGCGGAATCAAAACTCGATGTTCACT ATGCACCGGAAGTGAAGCTGGAGACGACTCCCAGGTCCCTGGCAGCTGCGCTAGAGGATTCCGAGAGTTTTTTAACTTTGAGATGTCTCGTGGACGCCAATCCACCCGCTGTTGTAAAATGGTACAAGGATTCCGACCCAGTTATAGGCCTGGTAGACTCGGTCTTTCTCAGGGAAAATTTAACAAACTCCAGCCAGCCAGGATTCGTCGGTTCAGAGCTCCGATTCGAACCAGTAAAACGCACCGACGAAGGTCTCTACTCCTGTAAAGCAACGAACACTATCGGGGAAAGTTCACCTGCTCACTATCGCTTCGATGTTCAAT ATGGACCGAGACCTGCGTCGGTGAGCGACCGTCGTTTAGACGGGGCATCGGCGAAACAGGAAGAGGCCGTAGTAGCTCTTTTGGGATCTACCTTGGATACTTTTGAATGTGGTGCCTTCGATGCGAACCCTTCGCCGAAGTACAGGTGGGTTCATCTCCGCGGAGGTACGAATACCGAGATGATAACGAATCCGATCGGGGGTGGAGAAGATGGACGACGACTAAGACTGAAAAATGTCCAGTGGTCAGACGAGGGGGAGTACAGATGCGTTGCCTACAACGTGATCAACGGAGTACGGAGAGAACACGCTAGCGATGCGAgatatattttacacgtaACGGGGCCACCAGAAATTCAAACCGGGCCATCGTCGCCTGGCGATAATGGGGAGGGAGCTGATTTCCGGTCGACCGGTTGGATCGGCGAACCTGTTCACAGACTGAGGTCCAGATTCTGCTCGAGACCTCCCCCTAGATTGGTCGCATGGCAGTGGGGAAGTTCGCACATTAGAGCAG gAGAGAGCATTCAACCCAAGTACGAGGCGCTTCCTTTGGAGCCGATTATCGAGAACAAGATGGTAACGAATTGCTACTGGGCGAAACTTGAGATAAAAGATTTGCAGAAAGAAGATGCGCGAGTTTACACGCTGCTCGTTGAGAGTGAGAAGGGTAGGGATTCAACGAATGTTCGTTTAATTGTGAGAGATCCCACGGAGATGCGTTTGATAGCAGCTGCCGCTGCAGTCGGGACTCTCTTTCTTCTTGGTCTATTTGCTATCTGCCTCTACGCCGCACTTAGATCTAAACGATCCGACTACAGCCAGGAAGTTGAAGAAGGAAGCATCGCGGCAGATGCTTTTTATAGCCCTACCTCCACCGTCGATCGGCCAAGGAACTCCGATCAATCGCAAATTCAGAGTCAGAATCAGAGTAAATCTTACTCGCACAATAAGACCGAAGATCAGGAGAGCCCTCTCGCCGTATTGTACGGATACGATCACTTGACGAAGCAAGCAGCCATGACCAGATCCCCAATGAGTCCGGAAGCtttgaaagtccgaagaaCTCCTATGGTTCTGCAGGCTCCAACGATAGTTTGA
- the LOC105688805 gene encoding protein lethal(2)essential for life-like, which translates to MSLIPMLFSDWWEDLERPHSILDQHFGLPIRPEQLTTSHYNVLPAIYALANAPARSSSHLHPSAYYRPWGELLRQGNGGSSVVKADKDQFKVILDVQQFKPEEINVKVVDKCVVVQAKHEEKRDEHGWISRQFERRYLIPDQCNIDEVSSNLSSDGVLTITAPRKEQPKAEGERQIKIQQTGKPAVKDAPEAAKEQQGAAADQKKKPVEK; encoded by the coding sequence atgTCTCTCATTCCAATGCTGTTCTCCGACTGGTGGGAAGACTTGGAGCGTCCTCACAGCATCCTGGACCAGCACTTCGGCCTACCAATTCGTCCTGAGCAACTTACGACATCACACTACAATGTGCTACCGGCAATTTACGCCCTGGCGAACGCCCCTGCTCGTTCCAGTTCACATTTGCATCCATCGGCATACTACAGACCATGGGGTGAACTGCTTCGTCAGGGTAATGGCGGATCGTCGGTGGTGAAGGCCGACAAGGATCAGTTCAAGGTTATCCTCGACGTGCAGCAATTCAAACCGGAGGAGATCAACGTAAAGGTCGTCGACAAGTGCGTGGTCGTCCAGGCCAAACACGAGGAGAAACGAGACGAGCACGGTTGGATATCTCGCCAGTTTGAACGCAGATATCTGATCCCTGACCAGTGCAACATCGACGAGGTGTCGTCGAACCTGTCATCTGACGGGGTTTTGACCATCACCGCGCCCAGGAAGGAGCAGCCAAAGGCCGAGGGTGAAAGGCAGATCAAGATCCAACAGACTGGGAAACCGGCGGTTAAGGATGCCCCTGAAGCAGCTAAAGAGCAACAGGGAGCAGCAGCAGACCAGAAGAAGAAGCCGGTCGAAAAGTAA
- the LOC105688807 gene encoding protein lethal(2)essential for life-like, whose translation MSLLPLLFSNWWEDLDEPHSLLDQHFGQGLRPDQLAHPSYVSPLHRRPLSVYYRPWGDLLRHNERGSSVVKADKNQFKVSLDVQQFKPDEINVKVADKCVVIQGKHEEKRDEHGWISRQFERRYLIPDQCNIDEVSSTLSSDGVLTITAPRKEQPKIEGEKPIKIQHTGKPAVKDIASNGPPAASIENTAEKTESK comes from the coding sequence ATGTCTCTGCTTCCGTTGCTGTTCTCCAACTGGTGGGAAGACCTGGACGAGCCTCACAGTCTCCTGGACCAACACTTCGGCCAAGGACTCCGTCCCGATCAGCTAGCACATCCGAGCTACGTGTCTCCGTTGCACAGACGTCCGCTGAGTGTCTACTACAGACCATGGGGAGATCTGTTGCGCCACAACGAGCGAGGATCATCCGTCGTAAAAGCCgacaaaaatcaattcaagGTCAGCCTGGATGTGCAGCAATTCAAACCGGACGAGATAAACGTAAAAGTGGCCGACAAGTGCGTAGTGATCCAGGGAAAGCATGAGGAGAAACGCGACGAACACGGATGGATATCTCGTCAATTTGAACGCAGATATCTGATCCCTGACCAGTGCAACATCGACGAAGTATCGTCTACCTTGTCCTCTGACGGGGTCTTGACCATCACCGCGCCCAGGAAGGAGCAGCCGAAGATCGAGGGTGAAAAGCCGATCAAAATTCAGCACACTGGAAAACCTGCTGTGAAGGATATCGCGAGCAACGGACCACCAGCTGCATCGATCGAAAATACGGCCGAGAAAACCGAATCTAAATAA
- the LOC105688812 gene encoding protein lethal(2)essential for life-like: MSVLPLLLSDGWDEFERPLSLLNRHYGMTMRPEDLFDNYSPRSTDILIYRPVRKFGRRFQPYETHENKSKGASVVKADKEKFQVTLDVQHFTPEEISVKVVGNDVVVEGKHEEKKDDHGWVSRQFVRRYLVPTQCDIDQVKSNLSSDGLLTITAPRKPQPAVEHREKVIKIHHTGKPALQENKEPVQQISNGEEKANKDAGKNGDLSPKAKEKLIAAA; the protein is encoded by the coding sequence ATGTCCGTTCTACCGCTCCTGCTTTCCGATGGCTGGGATGAATTCGAACGTCCTTTGAGTCTTTTGAATCGTCACTACGGGATGACCATGAGACCGGAAGATCTGTTCGATAATTATTCGCCGAGGAGTACGGATATCCTGATTTACAGGCCCGTCAGAAAATTCGGAAGAAGATTCCAGCCCTACGAGACGCACGAGAACAAATCGAAAGGTGCTTCGGTCGTGAAAGCTGATAAAGAAAAGTTCCAAGTTACCCTCGACGTACAGCACTTCACACCTGAGGAGATATCTGTGAAAGTCGTTGGGAACGATGTTGTGGTCGAAGGTAAACACGAGGAAAAGAAGGACGATCACGGTTGGGTTTCCAGACAATTCGTGAGAAGATATCTCGTACCAACGCAGTGCGACATCGATCAGGTGAAATCGAATTTATCCTCCGATGGATTACTGACCATCACCGCGCCGAGAAAACCCCAACCAGCCGTCGAACATCGCGAGAAGgtcataaaaattcatcacacAGGCAAACCAGCCCTGCAGGAAAACAAAGAGCCGGTACAGCAAATCTCCAATGGAGAAGAGAAAGCTAACAAAGATGCTGGTAAAAATGGGGACCTGAGCCCTAAGGCGAAGGAGAAGTTGATAGCGGCTGCGTAA